A single Tenacibaculum sp. 190524A02b DNA region contains:
- the ppk2 gene encoding polyphosphate kinase 2, producing MNNFNKNQEHTLPKLTAEDFNTVSTNEELRNLIREKGVSFSKIEKLLAYEEELRNLQIELVKLQQWIAKNNKRVAVIFEGRDAAGKGGNIRRFMEHLNPRSTRLVALNKPTEIEKGQWYFQRYIKELPNLGELVFFDRSWYNRAVVEPVMGFCSQAQYKKFLVQVPEFEHMLYEDGVVVIKFWLSITKEEQLKRFEAREDDPLKRWKFSPVDKKGQELWKDYTFYKDEMFSKTHTNYCPWIIIKTNDKKVARLEAMRYVLSQFNYEGKSESETMLSPDPNVVMRYFRSINEIID from the coding sequence ATGAATAATTTTAACAAGAATCAAGAGCATACTTTGCCAAAATTAACAGCTGAAGATTTTAATACAGTTTCTACTAATGAGGAGTTAAGGAATCTTATTAGGGAAAAAGGAGTTTCGTTTTCTAAGATTGAAAAATTATTGGCTTATGAAGAGGAGCTTAGGAATTTACAAATAGAGCTGGTAAAATTACAGCAATGGATTGCTAAAAATAATAAAAGAGTTGCTGTAATTTTTGAAGGAAGAGATGCAGCAGGAAAGGGTGGTAATATTAGAAGGTTTATGGAGCATCTTAATCCGAGGTCAACACGATTGGTGGCACTTAATAAACCAACAGAAATAGAAAAAGGGCAGTGGTATTTTCAAAGGTATATTAAAGAGCTTCCTAATTTAGGTGAGTTAGTTTTTTTTGATAGAAGTTGGTATAATAGGGCGGTGGTAGAGCCAGTAATGGGGTTTTGTTCACAAGCACAATATAAAAAGTTTTTAGTGCAAGTTCCAGAGTTTGAACATATGTTGTATGAAGATGGAGTTGTGGTTATTAAGTTTTGGTTGTCTATTACTAAGGAAGAGCAATTAAAAAGATTTGAAGCAAGAGAAGATGATCCGCTAAAAAGATGGAAGTTTAGCCCTGTAGATAAAAAAGGACAAGAATTGTGGAAAGATTATACCTTTTATAAAGACGAAATGTTTAGTAAAACACATACTAATTATTGTCCTTGGATAATTATAAAAACGAATGATAAAAAAGTAGCAAGATTAGAGGCTATGAGATATGTTTTGTCTCAATTCAATTACGAAGGGAAGTCAGAGTCAGAAACTATGTTGAGCCCTGATCCTAATGTTGTAATGCGTTATTTTAGATCTATTAACGAAATAATTGATTAA
- the ppk2 gene encoding polyphosphate kinase 2 produces MEKEFSESDIKKLNSKRGLRAVLSKEPYNPERAIRYVDYERKLKKLQVELIRLQTWGIENNERIIILFEGRDAAGKGGAIRRIVERINPRHTRIVALPKPNEDEKSQWYFQRYVEQFPKAGEIVLFDRSWYNRAVVEPVNGFCTKEEYEVFMNQVNDFERMILESGIRLVKIYMSITKREQAKRFSDIKKSPLKQWKMTPVDERAQELWDDYTEYKRAMFSKTNTVISPWKIIRANRKTVARINVINHILKSIPYNKKTEI; encoded by the coding sequence ATGGAGAAAGAATTTTCAGAATCAGATATAAAAAAGTTAAATAGTAAAAGAGGGTTACGTGCTGTTTTATCAAAAGAGCCATATAACCCTGAGAGAGCCATACGTTATGTGGATTATGAAAGGAAGCTAAAAAAACTTCAAGTAGAGTTAATTAGATTACAGACTTGGGGAATAGAAAATAATGAGCGAATTATTATTTTATTTGAAGGGCGTGATGCAGCAGGAAAAGGAGGTGCTATAAGGAGAATTGTTGAGAGGATAAACCCAAGGCATACTAGAATAGTAGCGTTACCTAAGCCTAATGAAGATGAAAAATCACAATGGTATTTTCAAAGATATGTAGAGCAGTTTCCAAAGGCTGGTGAAATTGTGTTGTTTGATAGGAGTTGGTATAATAGAGCAGTTGTAGAGCCTGTTAATGGGTTTTGTACTAAAGAAGAATATGAGGTTTTTATGAATCAAGTGAATGATTTTGAAAGAATGATATTAGAGTCTGGAATTAGATTGGTAAAAATATACATGTCAATTACTAAGAGAGAGCAAGCTAAAAGGTTTTCAGATATAAAAAAGAGTCCATTAAAACAATGGAAAATGACTCCTGTTGATGAAAGGGCGCAAGAGCTTTGGGATGATTATACAGAGTATAAAAGAGCGATGTTTTCAAAAACAAATACCGTAATATCTCCATGGAAGATAATAAGAGCTAATAGGAAAACAGTGGCTAGAATAAATGTAATTAACCACATTTTAAAAAGTATACCTTATAACAAGAAAACGGAGATTTAA
- a CDS encoding DNA mismatch repair protein MutS: protein MCFEIGNNVVALDDAIKGKVVGFLGEMIVVKDEEGLEYNFYKNEIVKVDVEQRELSKYLNINNTILKDKLKGEKKKAKKSFVKIKKEIVMEVDLHIEKLLKSVKGMDNYDILSYQINVAKQKVEYCIQKKISKLVFIHGVGEGVLKTELGYLLNNYPVKYYEASYNQYGLGATEVYIYQN from the coding sequence ATGTGTTTTGAAATTGGAAACAATGTAGTGGCTTTAGATGATGCAATTAAAGGAAAGGTGGTAGGTTTTTTAGGAGAGATGATTGTAGTTAAAGACGAAGAAGGTTTGGAGTACAACTTTTATAAAAATGAGATAGTAAAAGTTGATGTAGAACAACGAGAGTTGAGTAAATATCTTAATATAAATAATACAATTTTAAAGGATAAGTTAAAAGGTGAAAAAAAGAAAGCTAAAAAAAGCTTTGTTAAAATAAAAAAAGAAATAGTGATGGAGGTAGATTTACATATAGAAAAGCTACTCAAGTCGGTAAAGGGAATGGATAATTATGATATATTATCGTATCAAATAAATGTAGCTAAACAAAAGGTGGAATATTGTATTCAAAAAAAAATATCTAAGTTGGTATTTATTCATGGTGTAGGAGAAGGTGTGTTAAAAACTGAGTTAGGATATTTGTTGAATAATTATCCAGTTAAGTATTATGAGGCTTCATATAATCAATATGGCTTAGGAGCCACTGAAGTTTATATATATCAAAACTAG
- a CDS encoding cysteine desulfurase family protein — MKNIYLDNAATTPMLPEVVNVVTNAMNDNYGNPSSVHQIGRKAKSSIETARKKIASYFNVSAGEIFFTSGGTEADNMVLQSAVLNLGVDNIVTTKIEHHAVLYTVEFLKEKYGINVVFLGVDVQGQVNVSDLEGVLGELKGKTLVSLMWVNNEIGNILPIKKVAEICKKYKALFHSDTVQAVGHYELNLQEIPVDFMVASAHKFHGPKGVGFVFVRKGIVMRSLFHGGGQERGMRSSTENVYGILGMQKALEISIKEMKKDRNKIEVLKKSLIEGVGNIFPSVQFNGVSGVLEKSSYTILNIRFPFKDKMLLFNFDLMGLSVSGGSACQSGSSKGSHVLQSFLNEEEQKKASIRFSFSKLNTIEDIKEVLGLMKKLKNQKKL, encoded by the coding sequence ATGAAAAATATTTACTTAGATAATGCAGCAACAACTCCTATGTTGCCTGAGGTAGTTAATGTGGTGACTAATGCTATGAATGATAATTACGGTAATCCATCTTCCGTACATCAAATAGGTAGGAAGGCTAAATCATCAATTGAAACCGCACGAAAAAAAATAGCAAGTTATTTTAATGTAAGTGCTGGTGAGATTTTTTTTACTTCAGGTGGTACAGAAGCAGATAATATGGTACTTCAAAGCGCTGTTTTAAATTTAGGAGTAGATAATATTGTTACTACAAAAATAGAGCATCATGCTGTTTTGTATACTGTTGAGTTTTTAAAAGAGAAATACGGAATAAATGTAGTGTTTCTGGGTGTAGATGTTCAGGGGCAGGTTAATGTCTCTGACTTAGAAGGTGTGTTGGGGGAGTTAAAGGGTAAAACATTAGTGAGCTTGATGTGGGTGAATAATGAAATTGGGAATATATTGCCAATAAAAAAAGTAGCCGAGATATGTAAAAAATATAAAGCTTTGTTTCATTCGGATACAGTTCAGGCTGTTGGTCATTATGAGTTAAACTTACAAGAAATACCTGTTGATTTTATGGTGGCGAGCGCGCATAAATTTCATGGACCTAAAGGGGTAGGTTTTGTTTTTGTTAGAAAAGGTATTGTTATGAGGTCTTTATTTCATGGAGGAGGACAGGAAAGAGGGATGCGATCAAGTACTGAAAATGTATATGGTATTTTAGGTATGCAAAAAGCTTTAGAGATCTCAATTAAAGAGATGAAAAAGGATAGGAATAAAATTGAAGTTTTAAAAAAATCTCTTATTGAAGGAGTGGGAAATATTTTCCCTTCAGTGCAGTTTAATGGAGTTTCTGGAGTTTTAGAAAAAAGTTCGTATACAATTCTAAACATTAGATTTCCTTTTAAGGATAAAATGTTGCTTTTTAATTTCGATTTAATGGGGCTTTCTGTTTCTGGAGGGAGTGCTTGTCAAAGTGGTTCGAGCAAAGGTTCACATGTTTTACAATCTTTTTTGAATGAGGAAGAGCAAAAAAAAGCTTCAATTCGTTTTTCGTTTAGCAAATTAAACACTATAGAAGATATTAAGGAGGTTTTAGGGTTGATGAAAAAGTTGAAAAACCAAAAAAAGCTTTAA